The proteins below come from a single Oxyura jamaicensis isolate SHBP4307 breed ruddy duck chromosome 1, BPBGC_Ojam_1.0, whole genome shotgun sequence genomic window:
- the LOC118159131 gene encoding solute carrier family 25 member 36-like, with product MLGGGRAGQAATRGEPAARGWGRARRAPAMQQQHSTLLHLVAGGCGGTAGAILTCPLEVVKTRLQSSQVTLRPLCLSEIQLPGMSVRLVNPTPPSPGVLKLLRTILEKEGMRSLFRGLGPNLVGVAPSRAIYFATYSGVKEKLNTVLVPESKKVHMLSAACAGITSSTLTNPIWLVKTRMQLEARMKGELSSNALQCAMHVYHTEGLRGFYRGITASYAGVSETIIHFVIYEALKQQLRNGHHSLSTPLTLSPNSRDFFGLMGAAAVSKTCASCIAYPHEVIRTRLREEGSRYHSFIQTLQLVVREEGPLALYRGLLAHLIRQIPNTAIMMATYELIVRLASSTL from the exons ATGCTGGGCGGAGGGCGGGCAGGCCAGGCCGCCACCCGCGGGGAGCCTgcggcgaggggctggggccgTGCCCGCAGAGCGCCggccatgcagcagcagcacagcaccctgctCCACCTGGTCGCCGGAGG ATGTGGAGGCACAGCTGGAGCCATCCTGACCTGTCCTCTGGAAGTGGTGAAGACACGTCTACAGTCATCCCAAGTGACTTTGCGGCCTCTGTGCCTCTCTGAGATTCAGCTGCCAGGGATGAGTGTGAGGTTGGTGAACCCCACGCCACCATCCCCTGGAGTGCTCAAATTGCTCAG GACCATCCTTGAGAAGGAAGGCATGCGATCACTGTTCCGAGGTCTGGGTCCAAACCTTGTTGGGGTTGCCCCTTCCCG GGCTATATATTTTGCCACTTATTCTGGTGTTAAGGAGAAGCTCAATACTGTCCTTGTACCAGAGTCCAAGAAAGTGCACATGCTATCAGCAGCCTGCGCAG GCATTACCTCTTCCACACTCACCAACCCTATCTGGCTGGTGAAAACCAGGATGCAGCTGGAAGCCAG GATGAAGGGGGAGCTGAGCAGTAATGCCCTCCAGTGTGCCATGCATGTGTACCACACTGAAGGCCTTCGTGGATTTTACCGTGGAATCACTGCCTCTTACGCTGGAGTGTCAGAGACCATCATACACTTTGTCATATATGAAGCACTGAAACAGCAACTGAGAAATGGCCATCATTCCCTTTCCACACCACTCACACTTTCACCAAACAGCCGTGACTTCTTTGGACTaatgggagctgctgctgtctccaAAACATGTGCCTCATGCATTGCATATCCTCATG AGGTAATCCGGACACGGTTGCGAGAAGAAGGGTCACGGTATCATTCCTTTATACAGACTTTGCAGCTTGTAGTCCGTGAAGAGGGACCCTTGGCTTTATACCGAGGGCTCCTGGCCCACTTGATCCGACAGATCCCCAACACAGCTATTATGATGGCTACCTATGAGCTCATTGTACGTTTGGCCTCTTCCACCTTGTAA